From Desulfatiglans anilini DSM 4660, one genomic window encodes:
- a CDS encoding methyltransferase domain-containing protein, protein MNEILSPWLESLRCPDCDAHLCADHHALLFCRNCGRIFDSNDGIWNLLPTRVSHKQEKDREKTGWLYKTKAAEQGGWSHPAEHYLALPDHPHPYYQAALRYLQIVIAYGRPWYGRRTLELGAAECWGTRHLVEAGAVGVALDYDPHRMVYGQILLDRLPVQFLRIQADAENLPFADQSFERVFCCSVLHHFPDLERAVREISRVLRPGGIFFAIHEAYHPPYYRRQKIIQMSEDTAHNLSVGINEQSYTAAHYRRLFHRAGLKAEFIQPGWDVREDNGGLRIEPGINVYSRHSPPSALSAREWRRGLVGFLSRLILKTRIWKILSSPSIFPLLRFQLLNWTVREKILVGKKPI, encoded by the coding sequence ATGAATGAAATTTTGAGCCCCTGGCTTGAATCCCTTCGATGCCCCGACTGTGACGCCCATCTTTGTGCAGACCATCACGCATTGCTTTTTTGCCGAAATTGCGGGAGGATTTTCGATTCCAATGACGGGATCTGGAATCTCCTCCCCACCCGCGTTTCCCACAAGCAGGAAAAGGATAGAGAAAAGACCGGCTGGCTTTACAAGACCAAGGCGGCGGAGCAGGGGGGATGGAGCCACCCGGCTGAACACTATCTGGCATTACCCGATCACCCACACCCCTATTATCAGGCAGCACTGCGGTATCTGCAGATTGTCATCGCGTACGGCCGACCCTGGTATGGACGGCGCACTCTCGAACTTGGGGCAGCCGAATGCTGGGGCACCCGCCATCTGGTGGAAGCCGGGGCGGTGGGGGTAGCTCTGGATTATGACCCTCATCGTATGGTATACGGTCAGATATTGCTGGACAGGCTTCCCGTTCAATTCCTTCGGATTCAAGCTGATGCTGAAAACCTGCCTTTTGCCGATCAATCATTCGAACGAGTATTCTGCTGCTCTGTCCTGCATCATTTTCCCGATCTCGAACGCGCCGTGCGCGAAATATCCCGCGTTCTTCGCCCTGGAGGAATCTTTTTCGCCATCCACGAAGCCTATCATCCGCCTTACTACAGGCGTCAGAAAATCATACAAATGAGCGAAGACACGGCACACAATCTTTCTGTCGGGATCAACGAGCAGTCCTACACTGCAGCTCATTACCGGCGCCTTTTTCATCGTGCCGGGCTCAAAGCCGAGTTTATTCAACCCGGGTGGGATGTGCGGGAAGACAACGGCGGTCTTCGCATTGAACCAGGCATAAACGTCTACTCAAGGCATTCTCCTCCGTCGGCGCTGTCCGCCCGTGAATGGCGCAGGGGCCTGGTCGGGTTTCTCTCCAGGCTCATCCTCAAGACCAGGATATGGAAAATCTTATCATCTCCTTCGATTTTCCCCCTCCTACGCTTTCAGCTCTTGAATTGGACGGTCAGAGAAAAAATCCTTGTCGGGAAGAAACCGATCTAG
- a CDS encoding glycosyltransferase family 2 protein — MATRGLHQENEKPAPFISIIIVTWNKKKDVLNLLEALSKLDYPVDRLETVLVDNASTDGTTEQVHLKYPAVHILKHPENLGGSGGFNAGMRWILANRPNSDYLWLLDNDVLVPPESLDMLVRALESRPDAAVCGSKILDQQNPEELIEVGAYIDYRRGDIRQNRGTTHQQPGTDGIEEVDYVAACSLLVRASVLKSVGLWHEDFFIYWDDMEWGVRFKTFGYRVLATHHSIVYHPSWAGRTSDKSVVWRNYYRARNGLCFFNHYSSGLKRRLILGRMILRFHLIGANNCLRSETAVSDAFSEAIDDFFRGRYGKKSLSLPESNLERFIKIRRPEDIFVFLPRETMVQMAEPILAQLLLYEGAFRLHLIVSNTEWKDRPSLFHRNNLLTFKPNASGGITMIDKMRLLLSIRSKMNRNPLLITPPLTPRFLAMTGLPIAKVDFEKGETITIQQLNVPLLLRSSCKTVWDVFRALLAPPKRIWRISEAIDPDPS; from the coding sequence TTGGCAACCAGAGGACTTCACCAGGAGAATGAAAAACCGGCGCCTTTCATCTCCATCATCATAGTCACTTGGAACAAGAAGAAGGATGTTCTCAATCTCCTCGAAGCGCTTTCCAAACTCGATTACCCGGTAGATCGCCTTGAAACGGTGCTCGTCGACAATGCATCGACCGACGGCACCACTGAACAAGTCCATCTGAAATACCCGGCCGTCCATATTCTGAAGCATCCTGAGAATCTTGGGGGGTCGGGTGGATTCAACGCGGGCATGCGTTGGATTCTTGCAAACAGACCGAACTCCGATTACTTGTGGCTATTGGACAACGACGTTCTCGTACCCCCTGAATCTCTTGACATGCTGGTCCGTGCGCTTGAGTCCCGACCAGACGCAGCCGTCTGCGGCTCCAAAATTCTCGACCAGCAGAATCCCGAAGAACTGATCGAGGTCGGGGCGTATATCGATTACCGGCGCGGTGACATCCGTCAAAACAGGGGAACAACCCATCAGCAACCGGGGACAGACGGCATCGAAGAGGTCGACTATGTCGCCGCTTGCTCCCTGCTCGTCCGGGCCTCTGTCTTGAAAAGCGTAGGCCTATGGCACGAGGATTTCTTCATTTATTGGGACGATATGGAATGGGGCGTACGCTTCAAGACTTTCGGATACAGGGTGCTGGCTACACACCATTCGATCGTTTATCATCCCAGCTGGGCAGGCAGAACCTCCGACAAATCCGTTGTCTGGAGGAACTACTACCGTGCCCGAAACGGGCTGTGTTTTTTCAATCATTACTCCAGCGGCCTGAAAAGAAGGCTTATCCTGGGACGAATGATTCTGCGCTTCCACCTGATCGGAGCAAACAACTGTCTTCGTTCTGAAACCGCCGTTTCCGATGCGTTCTCCGAAGCCATCGACGATTTTTTCAGGGGGCGTTACGGCAAGAAAAGCCTTTCGTTACCGGAGTCCAATCTCGAAAGATTTATAAAGATCAGGAGACCTGAGGACATTTTTGTTTTTTTGCCTCGAGAGACGATGGTCCAGATGGCGGAGCCGATCCTCGCTCAGCTTCTCCTGTACGAAGGTGCGTTCCGCCTGCACCTTATTGTATCCAACACCGAGTGGAAAGACCGGCCTTCTCTTTTCCATAGAAACAACCTTCTGACGTTCAAGCCTAATGCATCCGGCGGCATCACCATGATCGACAAGATGCGGCTTCTTTTATCGATCCGCAGTAAGATGAATAGGAATCCTCTGTTGATCACGCCGCCCCTCACACCCCGATTTCTTGCGATGACCGGTCTCCCTATCGCAAAAGTGGATTTTGAAAAAGGCGAAACGATCACTATCCAACAGTTGAACGTCCCCCTCCTATTGCGCAGCTCCTGCAAAACGGTCTGGGACGTCTTCAGGGCGCTGCTCGCACCCCCGAAAAGGATTTGGCGCATTTCTGAGGCCATTGACCCGGATCCCTCGTGA
- a CDS encoding protoporphyrinogen/coproporphyrinogen oxidase has product MRVIVLGGGPCGLGAAWRLHELGHTDWALYEGGRNWGGLAGSEQDHEGFWWDYGGHVLFSHYRYFDRLMAELLGDSDGWVLHRRESWIWIQNRFVAYPLQQNIRHLPKEVLWPCLQGLLDIHNVPSAAPPRHFDEWIEANFGRGLSDCFMRPYNRKVWAYPLEEMDWNWIGERVAPTNLAAVLRNLIFEKDERSWGPNAQFRFPRLGGTGSIWRTLAARLPENQRSLEKKAVKLDPAKRTLLFEDGTIDGYDRLISSIPLDALLAMIDGDSGLPGGSGLIHTATHVVGLALTGNPPEELADKCWMYFPEDECPFYRATVFSNYSPNNIPDVDRFWSLLLEVSENAQPAGTHHPPEKMTDSVIQGAINTHLITDRSSIHHTWHRRLPYGYPVPTVGRNAVLFPLLRQLENHGIYSRGRFGAWRYEVGNMDHSLMQGVEGVNSLLGAGEELTLWYPAIVNAPHPSGSRR; this is encoded by the coding sequence ATGCGCGTTATCGTTCTCGGAGGCGGCCCTTGCGGCCTCGGTGCAGCCTGGCGTTTGCATGAACTCGGACACACGGATTGGGCCCTGTACGAAGGAGGCCGGAATTGGGGCGGGCTCGCAGGCTCCGAACAAGATCACGAGGGTTTCTGGTGGGATTACGGAGGGCATGTCCTCTTCTCCCATTACCGCTACTTCGATCGTCTGATGGCCGAGCTCCTGGGAGACTCTGACGGTTGGGTATTGCACCGGCGCGAATCCTGGATCTGGATCCAGAACCGCTTCGTCGCCTACCCCCTGCAACAAAACATTCGCCACCTGCCGAAGGAGGTTCTCTGGCCGTGTCTGCAGGGTTTACTCGATATTCACAATGTTCCCTCCGCTGCCCCACCACGCCATTTTGACGAGTGGATCGAGGCAAACTTCGGCCGGGGACTGTCTGATTGCTTCATGCGCCCCTACAACCGCAAAGTGTGGGCCTATCCTCTTGAAGAGATGGACTGGAATTGGATCGGTGAGCGCGTCGCCCCGACCAATCTAGCCGCAGTCCTTCGGAACCTGATTTTCGAAAAGGATGAACGCTCGTGGGGCCCCAATGCCCAATTCCGATTCCCCCGGCTCGGTGGAACCGGATCCATATGGCGGACATTGGCTGCAAGGCTTCCTGAAAACCAAAGATCTCTCGAGAAAAAGGCCGTCAAGCTCGATCCGGCCAAGCGAACCCTGCTCTTCGAAGATGGGACCATCGACGGGTATGACCGGTTGATCAGTTCGATTCCCCTGGATGCTTTGCTCGCCATGATCGATGGAGACTCCGGCCTGCCGGGCGGAAGCGGACTGATCCACACCGCCACGCATGTCGTAGGACTCGCTTTGACTGGCAATCCGCCGGAGGAGCTTGCGGACAAGTGCTGGATGTACTTTCCTGAAGACGAGTGTCCCTTTTACCGCGCCACCGTTTTCAGCAATTATTCTCCCAACAATATTCCGGATGTTGACCGCTTCTGGTCCCTGCTTCTCGAGGTCAGCGAAAACGCGCAACCGGCGGGAACACATCACCCGCCGGAAAAAATGACCGATTCAGTCATCCAGGGGGCAATCAACACACACCTGATCACCGACCGTTCATCCATCCACCACACCTGGCACCGCCGCCTCCCTTATGGATACCCTGTCCCGACTGTCGGACGCAACGCGGTTCTTTTCCCGCTGCTCCGGCAGCTTGAAAACCATGGGATCTATTCACGCGGCCGCTTCGGAGCCTGGCGTTATGAAGTGGGAAATATGGATCACAGCTTGATGCAGGGCGTCGAAGGCGTCAACAGCCTCCTGGGCGCCGGCGAAGAACTGACCTTATGGTATCCGGCGATCGTCAACGCCCCGCATCCATCCGGTTCGAGACGCTGA
- a CDS encoding glycosyltransferase family 2 protein: MIDVVIVTYNRKPLLFRNLDRLESSSLIRKVIVVDNASADGTLGEGRVRYPDVHWIASTANEGCIAWNRGMEAVRTPWALILDDDCFVQDDPLEQACAFAARTPSIGLAAFNVISEKTGSSEWGATIDGIRTATDWPNAIGACMLTNTQAFRNVGGYKDFFLCFNDLELALNLWRNGYRVVFHPDWTACHLGPRPAPSKRRFAYEIRNLLWTAWGHLDMPFCFALTLKFVSAAIFDLSGRRLHEQILRPAWTGIQKGWLMRDRSKPKVPPHIRRLLFKNLFLSGRTRSLRNRLMPPLQPRSVKDHD; the protein is encoded by the coding sequence ATGATCGACGTTGTCATCGTCACTTACAACCGGAAACCGCTCCTTTTTCGCAATCTCGACCGACTGGAATCCTCTTCGCTGATTCGAAAAGTGATCGTGGTAGACAATGCCTCCGCGGATGGCACTCTTGGAGAAGGCAGGGTCCGCTATCCTGATGTCCACTGGATCGCGTCGACCGCCAACGAGGGCTGCATCGCCTGGAACCGGGGCATGGAAGCCGTCAGAACCCCATGGGCATTGATCCTCGACGATGACTGTTTTGTTCAGGATGACCCGCTCGAGCAAGCCTGTGCATTCGCGGCACGCACGCCGTCCATCGGGCTGGCAGCATTCAATGTCATCAGCGAGAAAACCGGCTCATCAGAGTGGGGCGCAACCATTGACGGCATCCGTACCGCCACGGATTGGCCCAATGCGATCGGCGCCTGCATGCTCACCAACACCCAGGCATTCCGCAACGTCGGCGGATACAAAGATTTTTTTCTGTGCTTCAATGATCTGGAACTGGCTCTCAACTTGTGGCGAAACGGCTACCGTGTCGTTTTCCATCCGGACTGGACAGCCTGTCATCTCGGGCCCCGGCCGGCCCCTTCAAAACGGCGCTTCGCCTACGAAATCCGCAATCTGCTCTGGACGGCATGGGGGCATCTGGATATGCCCTTCTGCTTCGCCCTCACTCTCAAGTTCGTTTCGGCGGCCATCTTCGACCTTTCGGGGCGTCGCCTCCACGAGCAAATCCTGCGGCCTGCCTGGACGGGGATCCAAAAAGGGTGGCTGATGCGCGACAGGTCCAAACCGAAAGTTCCTCCTCATATCCGCAGACTTCTTTTCAAGAACCTGTTTCTGAGCGGCCGCACCCGGTCTCTGAGGAACCGTCTGATGCCCCCCCTTCAGCCACGATCAGTCAAAGATCATGATTGA
- the nth gene encoding endonuclease III: MAKPKKAETREEKRERAARIFEILDPLYTQEKTALKFKNPLELLIATILSAQCTDKQVNQVTEKLFRKYPSAEDYVKVPIEELEEDIRPTGFFRNKAKSVKGACKGLVEGFGGQVPGTMEELLKLPGVGRKTANCVLGAAFDVPGVVVDTHVKRLAQRLGLTTNTDPNKIETDLAGLLPKERWRRFSDILIYHGREICKARNPAHERCPVAHLCPAAKMT, from the coding sequence GTGGCAAAGCCAAAGAAAGCAGAAACCCGGGAGGAAAAGCGTGAGCGCGCAGCGCGGATCTTCGAGATCCTCGATCCGCTTTACACCCAGGAGAAGACGGCCCTCAAGTTCAAAAACCCGCTCGAGCTGCTGATCGCTACGATCCTGTCGGCCCAGTGCACCGACAAACAGGTGAATCAGGTGACCGAAAAGCTCTTCCGGAAATACCCCAGCGCCGAAGATTATGTGAAGGTTCCCATCGAGGAACTGGAGGAAGACATCCGCCCCACCGGCTTTTTCCGCAACAAGGCCAAATCCGTCAAAGGCGCCTGCAAGGGGCTGGTGGAAGGGTTCGGCGGGCAGGTGCCCGGCACGATGGAGGAGCTTCTCAAGCTGCCCGGAGTAGGCCGGAAGACTGCCAACTGCGTGCTGGGGGCCGCCTTCGATGTCCCGGGCGTCGTGGTCGACACCCACGTGAAACGCCTCGCGCAGCGGCTGGGCCTCACGACCAACACGGACCCCAACAAAATCGAAACCGATCTCGCCGGCCTCCTGCCAAAAGAGCGCTGGAGGCGCTTCTCCGACATCCTCATCTACCACGGGCGGGAAATCTGCAAAGCCCGCAATCCTGCCCACGAACGCTGCCCGGTCGCCCATCTTTGTCCGGCTGCAAAGATGACATGA
- the amrA gene encoding AmmeMemoRadiSam system protein A: MEREDRLTSEQGRYLIDVARKTIEKALRKTPAEPDSSGGRPDAGLFHVRRGTFVTLTRDGQLRGCIGHIAAQAPLIESVRENALSAAFRDPRFRPLSADELDRIAIEVSILTEPQPLAYTDAADLLAKLRPGVDGLIIKKGYHQATFLPQVWEQLPRKEEFLTNLCLKAGLDPEAWRKGDLEVLTYQVQAFEEES; encoded by the coding sequence ATGGAACGCGAAGATCGACTCACTTCCGAACAGGGGCGTTATCTGATCGATGTCGCCCGCAAAACGATCGAAAAGGCCCTGCGCAAGACCCCGGCGGAGCCCGACTCGAGCGGCGGACGCCCGGACGCCGGCCTCTTTCACGTGCGGCGAGGGACATTCGTTACGCTTACCAGGGACGGGCAGCTGAGGGGCTGCATCGGACATATCGCCGCCCAGGCGCCGCTGATCGAAAGCGTCCGTGAAAACGCCCTCAGCGCCGCCTTCCGAGACCCGCGGTTCCGCCCGCTCTCGGCCGATGAACTCGACCGGATCGCCATCGAGGTCAGCATCCTGACCGAGCCCCAGCCCCTGGCCTACACCGATGCCGCTGATCTCCTCGCCAAACTGCGGCCCGGCGTGGACGGCCTCATCATCAAGAAGGGATACCACCAGGCGACCTTCCTCCCCCAGGTCTGGGAACAGTTGCCCCGGAAGGAGGAGTTTCTGACCAACCTGTGTCTGAAGGCCGGTTTGGACCCGGAAGCCTGGCGCAAAGGAGACCTGGAGGTCCTGACCTACCAGGTGCAGGCCTTCGAAGAAGAATCCTGA
- the clpB gene encoding ATP-dependent chaperone ClpB translates to MRFDKFTLKGQEVIQAAQQLAERFGHQQIEPEHLAGAILDQKEGVVPPLLAKIGADRQQLAQAFEEALNKMPKVSGGGYGQAYISPRTKAVLDKAFNEAEQMKDEFVSLEHVLLAIADESQGEAARILARSGVTRDAILKSLVDIRGGQRITDQNPEDKYQALERFSRDLTAIAAKGSLDPVIGRDDEIRRVVQVLSRRTKNNPVLIGEPGVGKTAIVEGLAQRIIQGDVPETLKDKRVVALDMGALIAGAKYRGEFEDRLKAVLKEVTDSHGEIILFIDEMHTMVGAGAAEGAVDASNMLKPALARGELHCIGATTIKEYRKYIEKDAALERRFQPVMVEEPSVEDTISILRGLKEKYEVHHGVRIKDSALVAAATLSHRYITDRFLPDKAIDLIDEATSRLRIEIDSMPAEIDDIQRRITQLEIEREALKKEKDTASRDRLEKLEKELAALKGETEGMIAHWKQEKEAIANIRAIKEKLENTRSEAQLAERQGDLTKAAELRYGTLIELERQLAEENRKLEELQTGQKMLKEEVDSEDIAEVVAKWTGIPVAKMMEGEREKLLKMEDRLAQRVVGQHQGIVAVANAVRRARSGLQDPNRPVGSFIFMGPTGVGKTELARALAEFLFDDEQYMVRIDMSEYMEKHSVARLIGAPPGYVGYEEGGYLTEAIRRHPYSVILFDEIEKAHPDVFNVLLQILDDGRMTDGKGRTVDFKNTVLIMTSNVGSQWIQELGGRDPEEAEKRVMEALRATFKPEFLNRIDEIVIFNALGTEEIKKIVEIQVNLLAKRLAATKITLSLTDAAKAFIARSGFDPAYGARPLKRTIQHLIQDPLAVKILEGSVKEGDHVTVDLQDGQIIFH, encoded by the coding sequence ATGCGTTTCGATAAATTTACCCTGAAGGGACAGGAAGTCATTCAGGCCGCACAGCAGCTTGCCGAGCGTTTTGGACATCAGCAGATCGAACCGGAGCACCTCGCAGGGGCCATCCTCGATCAGAAAGAAGGCGTTGTGCCGCCGCTCCTGGCCAAGATCGGCGCGGATCGGCAGCAGCTCGCCCAGGCCTTCGAAGAGGCCCTGAACAAGATGCCGAAGGTGTCCGGCGGCGGCTACGGCCAGGCCTATATATCCCCCAGGACCAAGGCCGTCCTTGACAAGGCCTTCAACGAAGCCGAGCAGATGAAGGACGAGTTCGTCAGCCTCGAGCACGTGCTTCTGGCCATCGCGGACGAGTCCCAGGGCGAGGCGGCACGAATCCTCGCCCGGTCCGGCGTCACCCGGGACGCCATCCTCAAATCCCTCGTGGACATCCGGGGCGGGCAGCGCATCACCGACCAGAATCCGGAAGACAAATACCAGGCCCTCGAGCGCTTCAGCCGGGACCTGACCGCCATCGCCGCCAAGGGGTCCCTCGACCCGGTGATCGGACGGGACGACGAGATCCGGCGCGTCGTTCAGGTCCTTTCCCGCCGCACGAAGAACAACCCCGTCCTGATCGGCGAGCCGGGGGTCGGCAAGACCGCCATCGTCGAAGGCCTCGCCCAGCGGATCATTCAGGGCGACGTCCCCGAGACCCTCAAGGACAAGCGCGTCGTGGCACTCGACATGGGCGCCCTCATCGCCGGGGCCAAATACCGCGGCGAGTTCGAGGACCGGCTGAAGGCCGTCCTGAAGGAGGTCACCGACAGCCACGGCGAAATCATCCTTTTCATCGACGAGATGCACACCATGGTGGGCGCGGGCGCGGCCGAAGGCGCCGTCGACGCCTCCAACATGCTCAAACCGGCGCTCGCCCGCGGCGAACTCCACTGCATCGGCGCCACCACCATCAAAGAATACCGCAAGTACATCGAAAAGGACGCCGCGCTCGAGCGGCGCTTTCAGCCCGTCATGGTGGAGGAGCCGAGCGTCGAGGACACGATCTCGATCCTGCGCGGCCTGAAGGAGAAATACGAGGTCCACCACGGCGTGCGGATCAAGGACTCGGCGCTGGTGGCGGCCGCCACCCTCAGCCATCGCTACATCACCGACCGGTTCCTGCCGGACAAGGCCATCGATCTGATCGACGAGGCCACGTCGCGCCTCAGGATCGAGATCGACAGCATGCCGGCCGAGATCGACGACATCCAGCGCCGGATCACCCAGCTCGAGATCGAGCGGGAGGCCCTCAAGAAGGAGAAGGACACGGCCTCCAGGGACCGGCTGGAAAAACTCGAAAAGGAACTGGCCGCCCTCAAGGGCGAGACGGAGGGCATGATTGCCCACTGGAAGCAGGAGAAGGAGGCGATCGCCAATATCCGCGCCATCAAGGAAAAGCTGGAGAACACCCGCTCGGAGGCGCAGCTTGCCGAGCGGCAGGGCGACCTGACCAAGGCGGCGGAGCTCCGTTACGGCACCCTGATCGAACTCGAGCGGCAGCTTGCCGAGGAAAACCGGAAGCTGGAGGAACTGCAAACCGGGCAGAAGATGCTCAAGGAGGAGGTCGACAGCGAGGACATCGCCGAGGTGGTGGCCAAATGGACCGGCATCCCCGTAGCCAAGATGATGGAAGGCGAGCGGGAGAAGCTTCTCAAGATGGAAGACCGCCTCGCCCAGCGCGTCGTCGGGCAGCATCAGGGGATCGTCGCCGTGGCCAACGCGGTGCGGCGGGCCCGATCCGGGCTCCAGGACCCCAACCGACCGGTGGGATCGTTCATCTTCATGGGCCCGACGGGCGTCGGGAAGACCGAACTCGCCCGGGCGCTGGCCGAGTTCCTCTTCGACGACGAACAATACATGGTCCGGATCGACATGTCCGAATACATGGAGAAGCACTCGGTGGCCCGCCTGATCGGGGCCCCTCCGGGCTACGTCGGCTATGAGGAAGGGGGCTACCTGACCGAGGCGATCCGCCGGCACCCCTATTCGGTCATCCTCTTCGACGAAATCGAAAAGGCCCACCCGGACGTCTTCAACGTGCTGCTGCAGATCCTCGACGACGGCCGGATGACGGACGGCAAGGGGCGCACCGTCGACTTCAAGAATACGGTTTTGATCATGACCAGCAACGTCGGAAGCCAGTGGATCCAGGAACTCGGCGGCCGGGACCCCGAAGAGGCCGAAAAGCGCGTCATGGAGGCCCTGCGGGCCACCTTCAAGCCGGAGTTTCTGAACCGGATCGACGAGATCGTGATTTTCAATGCCCTCGGCACCGAGGAGATCAAGAAGATCGTCGAGATCCAGGTGAACCTGCTGGCTAAACGCCTGGCGGCGACCAAGATCACCCTCTCGCTGACCGATGCGGCCAAGGCCTTCATCGCCCGCTCAGGGTTCGACCCCGCGTACGGCGCGCGCCCCCTCAAACGGACGATCCAGCACCTGATTCAGGACCCCCTGGCCGTCAAAATCCTGGAAGGGTCGGTCAAGGAAGGGGATCACGTCACCGTCGATCTGCAGGACGGTCAAATCATCTTCCATTGA
- a CDS encoding ribonuclease Z, giving the protein MKPSFLPRLINPPTEDPGLFVPFRFKRRALLFDLGDLGRLSPRDLLKVSHVFVSHAHVDHFIGFDALLRVLLGREKTLHLYGPPDFSRHVAGKLAGYHWNLIHTYPHVLAFEVHEIHPGEMRTTSFSSRNAFRVSGPQQTTAAGGAILVEPGFTVSAAVLDHRIPCLAFAMEERLKVQIIKEGVEALGLPVGPWLTRFKARIQERPDPGEPFRVTWKTQQGGSGEKIFPIGELSQKIARTGRGMKIAYVTDAAGSSENASRITALAADADILFIEGAFLYEDLSVARKTFHLTAREAGALARKAGAKSLQLFHFSHRYTGRETELPDEALAAFNDDRPLRNGKAQNAKGPAGTSVTR; this is encoded by the coding sequence ATGAAACCATCTTTTCTACCACGGCTCATCAATCCGCCGACGGAGGACCCGGGGCTCTTCGTTCCCTTCCGTTTCAAGCGAAGAGCCCTTCTTTTCGACCTTGGCGATCTCGGACGCCTCTCGCCCCGCGACCTCCTCAAGGTGAGTCATGTCTTCGTCAGCCATGCCCATGTCGACCACTTCATCGGATTCGACGCGCTTCTCCGCGTCCTGCTCGGCCGTGAAAAGACCCTGCACCTCTATGGGCCCCCGGATTTCAGCCGCCATGTCGCCGGCAAACTGGCGGGCTACCATTGGAACCTGATCCACACCTACCCGCACGTCCTCGCCTTCGAGGTCCACGAGATCCACCCCGGCGAAATGCGCACCACCAGCTTCTCCTCCCGGAACGCCTTCCGCGTGTCCGGCCCGCAGCAGACCACAGCCGCAGGCGGCGCGATCCTCGTGGAGCCCGGGTTCACGGTCTCCGCCGCTGTCCTCGACCACAGGATCCCGTGTCTCGCCTTTGCGATGGAAGAGCGGTTGAAGGTGCAGATCATCAAGGAAGGCGTCGAGGCGCTGGGGCTCCCGGTTGGCCCCTGGCTCACCCGGTTCAAGGCAAGGATTCAGGAGCGCCCGGACCCGGGCGAACCCTTTCGGGTCACGTGGAAAACTCAGCAGGGGGGAAGCGGAGAAAAGATCTTTCCGATCGGGGAGCTGTCCCAAAAAATTGCACGGACCGGGCGGGGAATGAAGATCGCCTATGTGACGGATGCGGCAGGCTCCTCAGAGAACGCCTCCCGCATCACCGCGCTGGCAGCCGATGCCGACATCCTCTTCATCGAAGGGGCCTTTCTCTACGAGGACCTTTCCGTCGCCCGCAAGACGTTCCACCTGACTGCGCGGGAGGCCGGGGCCCTGGCGAGGAAGGCCGGGGCAAAAAGCCTCCAGCTTTTTCACTTCTCCCACCGCTACACCGGGCGCGAAACCGAGCTGCCCGACGAAGCCCTGGCCGCCTTCAACGATGACCGGCCCTTACGCAACGGGAAGGCTCAGAACGCAAAAGGACCCGCAGGGACCTCCGTCACTCGATGA